From a single Nocardioides panacis genomic region:
- a CDS encoding carbohydrate kinase family protein, whose translation MSLLVTGSIATDHLMSFPGKFADSLVVDQLDKIALSFLVDDLEVRRGGCAANIAFGLGNLGLRPVLVGAVGEDFVDYRSWLVRHNVDCDSVHVSQSRHTARFVCTNDSTMAQIASFYAGAMSEARDIELTPIVDRVGGATYVLIGPNDPEGMLRHTDECRKRGYPFIADPSQQLAFGDGEMIKELIDGAAILFSNEYESALIQKKTGWTPEEVLSRVGTQVVTLGAAGVRVERQGEEPILVAAVPEIEKVEPTGVGDAFRAGFLAALEWDLSLERAAQLGCLLAVYVVEKVGTQEYTLHQQQFVQRFADAYGDEAAAEIAAHVRTPRP comes from the coding sequence GTGTCGTTGCTCGTGACCGGCTCCATCGCCACCGACCACCTGATGTCGTTCCCCGGCAAGTTCGCCGACTCGCTCGTCGTCGACCAGCTCGACAAGATCGCCCTGTCGTTCCTCGTCGACGACCTCGAGGTGCGCCGCGGGGGCTGCGCCGCGAACATCGCGTTCGGCCTGGGCAACCTGGGCCTGCGCCCGGTCCTGGTCGGCGCCGTCGGCGAGGACTTCGTGGACTACCGCTCCTGGCTGGTGCGGCACAACGTCGACTGCGACTCCGTGCACGTCTCGCAGTCCCGGCACACCGCCCGGTTCGTGTGCACCAACGACTCGACGATGGCGCAGATCGCGTCGTTCTACGCCGGCGCGATGAGCGAGGCCCGCGACATCGAGCTCACCCCGATCGTGGACCGGGTCGGCGGGGCGACGTACGTGCTGATCGGCCCCAACGACCCCGAGGGGATGCTGCGGCACACCGACGAGTGCCGCAAGCGGGGCTACCCGTTCATCGCCGACCCGAGCCAGCAGCTCGCGTTCGGCGACGGCGAGATGATCAAGGAGCTCATCGACGGCGCCGCGATCCTGTTCAGCAACGAGTACGAGTCGGCGCTGATCCAGAAGAAGACCGGCTGGACCCCCGAGGAGGTCCTCTCGCGCGTCGGCACCCAGGTGGTCACCCTCGGCGCCGCTGGCGTCCGGGTCGAGCGCCAGGGCGAGGAGCCGATCCTGGTCGCCGCGGTGCCGGAGATCGAGAAGGTCGAGCCCACCGGCGTCGGCGACGCGTTCCGTGCCGGCTTCCTGGCCGCCCTGGAGTGGGACCTCTCGCTCGAGCGGGCCGCCCAGCTCGGCTGCCTGCTGGCCGTCTACGTGGTCGAGAAGGTCGGCACCCAGGAGTACACCCTGCACCAGCAGCAGTTCGTGCAGCGGTTCGCGGACGCCTACGGCGACGAGGCCGCCGCCGAGATCGCCGCGCACGTCAGGACCCCGCGCCCCTGA
- a CDS encoding HesB/IscA family protein yields MTEQVDTTTETQVRADGINVSDEAASKVKSLLEQEGRDDLALRIAVQPGGCSGLRYQLFFDERTLDGDQVTDFDGVSVVVDRMSMPYLNGAVIDFVDTIEKQGFTIDNPNAGGSCACGDSFH; encoded by the coding sequence ATGACCGAGCAGGTCGACACCACCACCGAGACCCAGGTCCGCGCCGACGGCATCAACGTCAGCGACGAGGCCGCGAGCAAGGTCAAGAGCCTCCTGGAGCAGGAGGGTCGTGACGACCTCGCGCTCCGCATCGCCGTGCAGCCCGGCGGCTGCTCCGGCCTCCGCTACCAGCTGTTCTTCGACGAGCGCACGCTCGACGGTGACCAGGTCACCGACTTCGACGGCGTGTCCGTCGTCGTGGACCGGATGAGCATGCCCTACCTCAACGGGGCCGTCATCGACTTCGTGGACACGATCGAGAAGCAGGGCTTCACGATCGACAACCCGAACGCCGGCGGTTCCTGCGCCTGTGGAGACAGCTTCCACTGA